The genomic segment CAGCTTTGAAGAGCATGACAAACGTCTTCGCAATCGTAGTCTGGCAGTGGCCGAGGATATTCTGAGAACTGTTGAAACATACAAAAATGGCCTGGTCCAAAATGATCCTCGCCGGCTGTATTTAGACGAGGTGTCGAACGCTATCACTCGTGCAAATTATGAGTTTCTTGATCCCAGAAATCTTCTTAAAAACCGCGGGGTACATCAACGCACGAATCCGGCTGAGGCCTATCGCCAGCAGCTTTCGAGCATTGTCACCGGCCGCCTGCAAAATGACCTCGAGCGTTTTTCAGACGGAGAAAACAGTACCTTTTACCAGTGGGTGCGGCGTTATATTTTCTACCCCCTGCAATGCATTGGCAATCTCTGCTCAAGCAACCGCTTCTTTGTCACCTGGGGGGCAACTGAGCTCGAGCGGAACATGGCGCGTTTGGGGGATACGAATCTGAATCCCGAAACAACACCAAATTGGCGGCCAAATCTAAAAAGAGATGAGGATGACGACTTTTCAGCCTCGGATGATGGAAACCCAGGTCGCGGCTACCAACTCTCGAACGCGCCTGGCACCATATAATTGTCTTGAAAAAGTGACTTTGAATCCGGGCTATCCAAAGCTAACGCGTCTAACACCTCCTGGGTGGCAGGCGCGGGCTTTGGCTTGAAAAAAAACCAAAGACCCACCCCCATGGCGCTCGCACCAAACGCACAGGCACAGGCGCATACGGCAATCGCCGCTGCAGTGGTGGCGCCTGCGAGTGCGGTGAAGAACGCACCGGGCCCCGTCCATGCTCCACACGCCGCCCCCACCAACCCGCCAACGACTCCAGCCAACGCCGCGCAGGCAACCCCAATCAACACCGCGACAAGGGCTTTTACTATTGCTGAGGATACTGATGGGCAGGCACTGCCAATAGCGTGCCTCGAGCTTCGGGTAAAATGTTCAATGCGATAGGGTGTATCCTTCTCGCTCCGCTCAAGGCCATCGAGCAATGCGCACAGGGCATTGGAAACCGCCTGAATCTGCTCAGGCTTACTGCAGGAGAGTGCGTCTTTCAAACTGCCAATAGCCGTTTTGAGCAGTGAATTTTTAAGTCGCGCGCGGTGCGCGTCAAATTCGGCAAGCGCCATGCGCCGCCGGTCTTCTAAAAGCTCCTCCTCCTGCTGCATGCGCACGCGTTCAAGACAGGCCCAGACTCCTTGCAGACTGGCTTTATGGTGAATGTCGGTCTCAAGTGTGGCGTTAAACCGACAGGCTTTGGCGAGCGCCTGCAGCGCTTCTCTCCTGCGTGCACCGTTACTCAGGGCCGCCGTTCCCACCAGCACACACAATGGCTCTCGCACCCGGTTACGCACCTTTTGCAAATCGGCTATGATAACGTCCGGTTCTGGCAGGGATTGTTCGGCAAGATTCACGCAATAAAAAACCACATCCAGTGTGCGCATGTGTTGAATATACCGCGCAACAATGCCCTGAAAACGTTCATCGCCCGAAAGGTCATACCACGTGGTCCCGGGTGTTTCAGTCCGATGCACGCCTTCGCAGGAAGGACGGTACAAACGCTCTGGCGGGTGTCCTTCAAGGGCTTTGAGCAGCGCGGTTTTTCCAGACTTTGGCAGCCCCATCATCATGCAGTGCAACATGAGAAACCCTTTACAGATACAACGGTACTTCATCCTAAGTCAGACCTTGGTTGCATTCAAGCCACATTCTGCAACTATTTTTGACAAAATCACTCGGCACATCTAGCTTTAAACTATGCGTTTTGGAGGTGCCATGATAGCCATTGATATTCATACCCAGCCCAATGACGAAACCTGCGGCCCCACCAGCCTGCATGCCGTATACCGCTATTTTGGCGTGGATATCAGCCTCGAGACTGTGATTGCCGGGGTAGAGCGCAGCATGTCAGGCGGCACACTGGCAGCCCTTTTGGGCGTACATGCCTTAACGCTTGGTTTTGAGGCAACGGTATATGTCACCAACCTTGAAACCTTTGACCTCACCTGGTTTCATCATGGCGGTGTTGATACGGTCAAACTGACTGAAAAGCTCCACCAGCAGCTTCGCCACAAACATACGCCGGGCATTGTTCAGGACAGTGCGGCATTTCTGCGTTTTCTGGCGCTTGGCGGCAACGTGCGCTTCGAAACGTTGAGCATCCAGCTGCTTAAATCGTTTTTTGCTGAAAATCTCCCCGTTATCACGGGATTGAGTGCGACCTACCTCTATCAGTGCCCGCGCGAAGTCTTTACAGACGACGGCCAATCGACTTACGATGACATAAAGGGTACGCCCTGTGGCCATTTTGTCGTACTCTGCGGGTACGATGAGCATCATCGGCACATTGTGGTGGCTGACCCGCATCGGGAGAATCCGCTCTCGCATGATAATTATTACAAGGTGAGCAGCACACGGCTTATGAACGCCATCCATCTTGGCGTACTCACGCACGATGCCAATCTGCTCGTTATCAAACCCCGGGACTCACGCCCGGAATGAGGTTGACATGCACCCCCACTCCCTCTTCTCAGTCGTAGGCATTGAAATCGAATACATGCTGGTCGACTGCGAAACCCTTGCAGTCAAGCCCGTGAGCGACAGGGTGCTCCAGACACTTGGGAACGGTGTGTTGGACAACGAAATAGACCTTGGTGATATTGCTGTCAGTAACGAACTGGTATTGCATGTGCTGGAGCTGAAAAACAGCGCACCCTGCTCTCCCGCCTCCCCGATTGCCAGACATTTTCAGGAGGCACTCGAGGCCTTAAAAGAGCCGCTTGACCGCCTCGGCTGCCGACTGCTACCAGGAGGGGCGCATCCACTGATGAATCCGCTCACCGAGACACGCCGCTGGCCGCACGGTAATCGTGATATTTACCTTCAGTACGATACCATCTTTGACTGCCGCGGGCATGGCTGGTCGAACCTGCAAAGCATGCATGTGAATCTGCCGTATGCCGGTGACGAAGAATTTTGCAGGCTGCACAGTGCCATTCGCCTGATTCTGCCGCTGCTTCCGGCGCTCGCTGCCAGCACACCGTTTCTGGATGGCAAAAATACGGGCTTTCATGACGCGCGTCTTGCAGTTTATGCCACGAACCAGCAGAAAATCCCCTCCATTACTGGCGGCGTTATTCCTGATTTTTCGCCCAATCCTCGGGCCTACACGCGCGACATACTGACGCCAATGTATGCCGACATCAGCCCGTATGACCCTAAAGGTATTTTACAGCACAGCTGGCTTAATTCACGTGGCGTTATCCCAAAATTTGACTGCAATGCCCTGGAAATTCGTATTCTCGATACCCAGGAGTGCGTGGCTGCTGATATTGGCATTGCAGAATTTGTCTTCTGCCTTTTGAAGCATCTGGTGGACACCTGCCCAATGCTCACAGAAAATCCGCCGCAAACCGCGCGCCTGCGTGCCGTTTATGAAGACACCATTCGCGACGGCCTGAACGCTGAAATTCATGACACCTCGCTTTTTGAGCATTGGGGAGTTAACGGGTGCCATCCGGTCAGCGCGCGTGAAGTCTTAAGCCACTGGTTTGATGCCATTGCACCACAGCTAAGCTCCGATGGACGGAACGCCATTGCCCGTATTCTCCAGCACGGCAATCTGGCGGAGCGCCTGCTGCGGGTCTGCGGCCAAACCCCTTCCAGAGAAGCTTTGCATGCGGCATGTGCAACACTTGCTGACTGCCTTGCAGGCAACAGGCCGTTTCTGCCATGACCGCGTTCGCCCATTATTTAAGCTGTGAACATGCCGTCAATACGCTGCCGGGCGAGTTTATGGCGCTTCGCGAACAATTTGGCGAGCGCTTACAGACCCATGAAGCCTATGATATCGGCGCGCAGCTCGTTGCCCGCCACCTTGCCGGCATGCTGCAATGCCCGCTGACTGAAGCCTCTGTCTCGCGCCTTTTGATTGACTGCAATCGCTCGCTGACCCACAGAAACTGCTTTTCTGATGTTTCGCGCAATCTCAGTGCGGCACAAAAAAACACGCTGATTAGCGCGTACTATCATCCCTATCGCGAGAAGGTGACCTCTGATATTGCCGCACTAATACACGCTGAAAAACCTGTGCTGCATCTGTCGATGCACAGTTTTACGCCTGAACTTCATGGTAAAGTGCGCACAAATGCTATAGGACTCCTCTACGACCCCTCACGCCCCTCGGAAAAACACCTCGCAATCACCCTGCAGCGGGCACTTGCCCAAAAACTGCCAGATATTCGTATTCGCCGCAATGTCCCCTATCGCGGTAACAGCGATGGACTGACCCGCAGCCTGCGTCAACGTTTTAAAGATGCGGATTATCTGGGTATTGAAATCGAATTCAATCAAAAGGCGTCAATCGATGAAATGCTGTACTGGTCAAATGCACTCGGGAGTGTCCTCCCTTCCTGCGTCAAAGATGTGTTATAAAAACTATCAATCGCTGTAAAAACTGCCTGACGGCAATAACGATTATCAAGTTCCTTGCAGCAAAAACTCCACGGGGTATTCGGTATCGTACAGAGCGCATCCATAAGGAAGGCACTAAAAGAATGCCGGTGCCAGTTGCGCCGCCATTCACGTAAAAAGCTGTTAACATAGGCAATTTCAAGGTCTTCATTCTGCGCAATCGGGTAATTATCCACAAAGGCTCTGGCGAGACGCTGACCGCTTTCTGTATGGCGAAAAAGACGCGTGCACCAGGTTTCGCCGCCACGCCCGCCAATCCGATGATAAAACCAGTTGGAATAGTTTTGCTGTGCCTGCCGTACGGCTCTAAAAATTGGGCGCCGTGACTCAGCAACATGCGCTTCTTTATCGTTTAAACCCCGAAGTACAGCGTCAAGCTCCTGCCTGAGAGGCGCGCCGTAGTGCGCTACAGGATAGCCAAAAGCCTCGCGCACACGGTTACAGACTGCCGTAAGCGCTTCAATGAGCACCCATTTTTTCAGCATAAAAAGAATACCGCTACCACTATACTTTGCGGCAAGCACGGGACAATCCACCGAGCGGGAAGCCTCATCATTGAGAGCAGAAAAGCGGGCATCATTCGGGTTTGTGAAAGCCTCTTCCATATCCCGAAGCCAGTCTTCTGCGGCAGGATATGCGTCAGCAGGTATTAAAAGCGCTGCGGCTGCCTCTTGAAGTTCGAAAAACTGGCTGTCGGGGATTTGTATCGCAAACGTTGCCGTGTTTTTTTTAAGCGCCGTCCAGCGTTTTTTCACATCATCAGGAGAAAGTGGGAGGAGCGCATTCGGGAAAGGACGCGTCACAGGATACTGAAGCAATTGGGGTGCATTTGACGGCGAAACCTGCTGCCAGCAAAGCGTGCCCTGGGCTGAAATACCCGTGCAGCAGGCAGCGCGGTTAAAGGCATGCTTAGGCATGCGCGCAGTAATACCATGCCACAGTCGGCCCTCTTCCAGCGCAAAAAACCCAAAACTCTCGAGAGTGTCTTGCAGCGGATGAAGCTCCCGCGCCCCAAATTCTGCCAAACGCCATGAGCCACAATAAGCGGGATTATCGGCTCGCCTGTCGGCGCGATATGCACGCGCTGCTCCGTTTTCAGCGATATCAAAGACCCAGTATGTGTTTTCCTGTGCATCCCAGAATAAGCCTGTGCGCATCCAGATACATCCTAAAAAGAACAAAAAAACGCTACCCACCCACCTGACAGGTCGGGCATACCCCATAGATGGTGAGTGCATGATTCGTCATGCGAAAGCCTGCATCCACTGCAATTTTTTGCTGACGCTCTTCAATAATTGCATCAACAAATTCCTCAACCCGGGTACACTCCACGCATACAAGGTGGTCATGATGCGGGCCGAGACGCCGCTCATAAACTGAGTGACCACCTTCGAAATAGTGACGCGTTACAAGACCGGCTTCCTCAAACTGGGTAAGAACCCGGTAAACGGTTGCAAGCCCTACGTCTTCGCCCATTTCCAATAATGCCTTATAGACCCCCTCGGCACTCAGATGGTGCTCGGCAGAGTCTTCGAGAATGCGCAAAACCTTCAGGCGTGGACCTGTGATTTTGAGGCCGGCTGTTTTCAATCGCTGCGATTCGTCCACAAATACTCCAAAATCAAACGGTTGCTTGCCATATGGGCACAAGCCCGGGTAGTGTTATTCCCGACAGTGGCATGTTATTATGGCGAACTTTTTGAAGACAGGCAAAATTCATGCGTATTCTTTCCCTTCTTCTGTCATCTCTTGTGACATTTTCCCTCTCCAGCTGTGCCTCCTACGATTTCGCGCGCCGGGTGGTTCAACAGGGTAACCTTATTCCGCCATCGAAGATAGAGCGGCTCAAAGTTGGCATGAGTAAAGAGGATGCCGCCATTCTCATGGGCACTAGCCTCCTTGACCCTACTTTTGCCACCGATCGCTGGGATTATGCCTTCACCTGGCGTAAGGGCAGCGGGCCAATGCGGCTGCGTCACCTGACACTCTTTTTCAGCAACGGCAGGCTGGCACGCATCGAACACCGTCCCTGATACGGCATTATTTTCCTGAACGGCGCTTTTTAACTGCTCGAAGGCGCCGGCGCTCCATTGGCGCCAGGCAAAGTGCGCGGCAGATTTCCACGCGCATGCCATCTTCCACCAGCGTCTCAGGCGCAATCGCACGGCCAAACGTGCCGAGCGCCATGTCCTTTATCTCTGGAAAACGCGCTGAGAACGATGAACATTGAATCACCGCCCCCACTGTAGTGCCGGCTTCAACCGAAAATGCCTCGTGGTACGCAATGCCCTCTGCGTCTACAAACACCACCTCAACCTGCAACATGTATCGCTGCCGCCCTGTCGCAAAACGCATCCACCATCTTATCCGTTACCTGCTCAAAAACAGGCCCTAAAAGACGGGAGAGAAATCCACCTGCAAATTCAAACTCCAGATCAAACGATACCCGACAGCCCTCATTCTCCGCATCAAACCGCCAGAATCCCTCAAGGTGACTGAATGGCCCGTCTACGAGGCGTATTTCTATCATTTTATTGGGCTGGAGCAGGTTGCGGGTAGTAAAGGACTTGCCAAAACCTGCTGCGCTGATTTCAAGCGTTGCCTGCACTTCGTCTGCATCCCGATGGTGCACTTTGCTTCCAGAGCAGTAAGGAAGAAAGTCGGGGTATGATTCTATGGCGTTGACCAGGTCATACATCTGCTGGCAGGTATAAGGCACTACTCGTGATTTACTGACGACTGTCATGCTGTTTCCTCAATCGTTGCCCTAAGCCAGTGCGCGATATCTGTCACTTCTTCCGGACAGACACCATGCTCTACCGCATACTCCCGCAGACACAAACGGTCATACCCACGCGCTTTCAACATGTCGGCTGACAGGCGCGTCCATGCCGGTAACACCAGCGGGTCATAGCGGCCAAGCCCCAGAAAAATGGGCGTTTCTGTCGAGAGTACGCTGGATTGGGGCGTTGTCTCTGGCAGCCATGAAGACAGCGCAATAACTCCGCCAAGTCGCCCTTCGGTACGAAGGCCTGTAAAGAGCGCCATGGCACCCCCCTGAGAAAATCCTGCAAGAAAAAGGTTTTGCGGGGCAATGCCGCGATTGATTTCTTCCTGCATCACCTCTCGTATCATCGACTCAGACTGCGTCAGGCCCTGCGTATCTTCACGGCTGCCAGGGCCTACATCCATAATGTCAAACCAGGCACGCATGGACTGACCGTTATTAAGCGTTACTGGACGAACTGGAGCGTCAAGGAAAACATGATTAACGGTAAGGCCCTGCGGCAGGGCCGCCGCCAGTCCCTGCATGTCGCTGGCATCAGCACCCAGACCGTGCATCCAGATAATGCAGGTGTCTGATGGGGCGCGTGATTCAGTTCTATAGACATTCAACACGGTAACTCGCTCCTCTTTAGCTCTGTTTTTTCTGGAAGCGTGCAATGCTTTCAAGAATTTCGCGACGTGCTGACTCAGGCCCTTCCCAGCCATCGACCTTGACCCATTTGCCCTCTTCCAAATCTTTATAATGCTCGAAGAAATGCTCAAGGGAATGCACAAGCCCTTCAGGTAAATCAGCAAAGGTTTCAACCGTACGGTAATTGGTACAAAGTTTATTGACCGGAACCGCAAGGAGTTTAGCGTCAGGACCTGCTTCATCCGTCATGCGCAGCATGCCCACTGGACGGGCGCGAATGACTGAACCGCTGATAAGTGGAAAAGGCGTCACGACCAGTACATCGCAGGGGTCACCGTCTTCCGAGAGGGTTGAGGGTATGTAGCCATAGTTAGCAGGATAGAACATGGCTGTTGACATGAAGCGGTCTACGAAAAGCGCACCAGAATCTTTGTCAACTTCATACTTGACCGGTTCTGCGCGCATGGGAATTTCGATGATGACGTTGATTTCGTTCGGTACATCCCGGCCACTGTTGATTTCCAGCAAACCCATGTTGACTCCAGACGGTTATAAAAGACGCGATATTATGCGTAATCTGGAAAGAAAAGGCAAAAATGTCATATAATGTTTGCCTGTCTTTTTTCAGCATGACTGAAACTACTGGAAAACCGTGATGGACTGTCTGTTCTGCCGAATTGCACGCAAAGAAATTCCCGCAACCGTGGTGTTTGAAGACGGAGAGATTCTTGCGTTTCGCGACATTCGGCCACAGGCGCCTGTTCATTTACTGGTTATCCCCAAAAAACACATCGAAACCCTTAACGACGCTGGCAGCGAAGATGAAGCGCTGCTGGGTCGCATGATGCTTGTCGCAAAGGAGCTTGCCGGGAAGGAAGGCATGGCAGACAACGGGTATCGCCTTGTGATGAACATCAACAAAGCCGGCGGTCAGGAAGTCTGGCATATCCATCTGCATGTCCTTGGAGGACGACAGATGACATGGCCACCGGGTTGAGGAACCACCGCAATATGCAGGAATTATTCAAAAAGTTATTGACCAGTATCGGCGAAGACCCAGAGCGTGAGGGGCTTCGAGACACACCGGCACGGGCTGAGGCTGCATGGCAGTTTCTGACTAAAGGCTATCGTGAAAACCTCGATGATATCATTAACAACGCCCTGTTCGAGTCAGACATGAACGAAATGGTGGTTGTGCGTGATATCGAGCTCTATTCGATGTGCGAGCACCATCTGTTGCCCTTCATTGGCAAGTGTCACGTTGGTTATCTTCCGGGCGGTAAGGTCATTGGTCTGTCTAAAATTGCCCGTCTTGTCGACTTTTACGCGCGGCGCCTGCAGATTCAGGAACGCCTTACCAGTGAAATTGCCCAGACGCTTGTGCGTATTACCGGCGCGCGCGGCGTGGCGGTTGTGGTTGAAGCGAAGCACCTGTGCATGATGATGCGCGGCGTTGAAAAACAAAATTCCGTCATGACAACTTCCGTCATGCTGGGCGCCATGCGGGACTCTCCCGAAACACGAGCGGAATTTTTACGACTGATTCGCTGATTGAGTGACTTCGGCACGCCGAGCATGGCCTGCGACGTGCTGAAGGCTGTTGGCTAAATATTTGGTGTGACAGGCCTTTCGGCCGCAGGTGCCGCCATAAGGGCAAACCGCTGCAGCAGCAGATATAAAAACAGTATCAGTAAAGTCCCCCCTGCCACAGGCGGAGCAAGCTCCTTCAAATTTTCCATCCTCAAACCATCCATCACACTGCATATTATCGAATTGGTAGGCGGTGTAGCATTCCGGGTTCGCATGCACTTATCAAAAAAATCTGAATTAGGTGGCATTTTCATACTCCTTGTGAAAAACATTAAAAAAAGCCCACGAGAACCTCCTAATCAGGTTCTCGCGGGCTGATAACTCAACCTCTCAGCCGGACTTATTCTTCTTCTTCAGAAGACAGCAACAAATCAACTGGCTTTTCCAGCGGAGCCGCTTCCTGTTCTGCCGGAGTTGCAACTGGAGCAGCAGCAGGCTTGTCTTTCCACTCAAGCTTGACGCGGCCCTGCTTATCAACACCCGCCACAAACACCTCAATCTCCTCACCTTCTTTCAGAACGCTTTCAACCTTCTGATTGCGGTCAGAGCAGATTTGAGAAATGTGCAGCAGACCGTCTTTACCTGGCAGCAGATTTACAAATGCACCAAAATCAACGATTTTGCTGATTTTGCCGCGATAGGTCTGTCCGGGTTCAACTTCAGCAATGAGCGCACGAATCTGGCGTTGTGCTTCTTCAAGCGCCATGCCATCGGGTGAGAACAGCTGTACCAGTCCGGTATCATCAATATCGATGGACACGCCAGTGGCGTCAATAAGCCCCTTAATGGTGGCGCCACCCTTACCGATAATCGTACGGATTTTATCTTCAGGCACTTTCATCGTTACGATGCGGGGTGCGTGCAGAGACAGTTCTGTGCGTGGCGAGGACAGGGCATTGTTCATCACATCAAGGATGTGCAGACGACCAGCCTTGGCCTGCTCAAGTGCATCTGACATGATTTCGTGGTTAATACCGGTAACTTTGATATCCATCTGCAATGCGGTGATACCTTCGGACGTTCCGGCCACCTTGAAATCCATATCGCCAAGGTGATCTTCATCACCAAGAATATCTGTCAACACGGCAAAGCGGCTGCCTTCAAGAATAAGTCCCATCGCCACACCGGCAACCGGTGCTTTAATCGGTACGCCAGCATCCATCAGCGCAAGGCTGGTACCGCAGACCGTTGCCATTGAGCTTGAACCGTTAGATTCTGTAATTTCAGATACGGTACGGAGCACATAGGGGAATGTGGCCGTGTCCGGCAGTACGGCAATGAGGCTGCGCTTGGCAAGACGGCCATGGCCAATTTCACGGCGCTTCGGACTGCCGACCATGCCGGTTTCACCGACAGAGTACGGAGGGAAGTTGTAGTGCAGCATGAAACGGTCACGGGTTTCGCCGGTCAGGCCGTCAAGAATCTGTGCGTCTCTGTCGTTTCCGAGCGTAGTGGCAACAATAGCCTGTGTTTCACCGCGGGTAAAAAGTACAGAGCCGTGCGCACGCTCAAGCAGACCGGTTCGGATTGTGATGGGGCGTACCGTACGCAGATCGCGCCCGTCAATGCGCGGCTCACCACAAAGCACACGCTCGCGAACAATGCGCTTCTCCAGACGTCCAAAGGCGTCAAGAGCACGTCCGGCATCCAGACCTTCGTGTTTCTCTGAAAGGGTGGCAACCATTTCTTCACGCAGCTCGGCAAGACGCTGGTAACGCTGCTGCTTGTCACGAATCTGGTAGGCGGCATTTACTGAATCAGATGCGTGTGCGGTAATAACGGCCTCAAGCTCTTCATCAAGCTCTGGCGCCTGCCAGTTCCAGCGCGGCTTGCCGGCTTCGCGTGCGAGGTCGTTAATCGCACGGATAACGCCTTTCATCATTTCATGGCCAAACTCGACCGCGCCCAGCATAACCTCTTCGCTGAGCTCGCGCGCCTCAGATTCTACCATCAGAATAGCGTCATTCGTTCCAGCAACCACGAGATCGAGCGCAGAATTTTTAAGTGCTTCACCGCCTGGGTTAAGCAGGTACACACCGTCCTGATAACCCACGCGCGCAGCACCAATGGGTCCGGCAAAGGGAATGCCGGAAATGGCGAGCGCGGCAGACGCTCCAATCATGGCAACGATGTCTGCCGGAACATCCGGGTTCAGGGACATAACAGTCGCCAATACCTGAATTTCATTGCGAAAGCCCTTAGGAAACAGCGGGCGCAGCGGGCGGTCCATCAGGCGTGAAGTCAGTGTTTCAACTTCGCTTGGGCGACCTTCGCGCTTGTTAAATCCACCTGGGATTTTTCCTGCAGCGTAGGTTTTTTCCTGGTAATGAACCGTGAGTGGAAAGAAATCGGCTGTCGGTGAAGCCTCTTTACGACCCACCACTGTAACCAGCACCTGAGTGCCGCTCATGGTGGCAAACACTGCACCATCCGCCTGACGCGCAATTTCACCGGTCTCAAGAACCAGTGTGTGCTCTCCAAATGGGATTTCGCGAGTAATTTTCGTCACGTGTGATACCTCGTTTCTTTTATCGGTGTGGAAATAAAAAAGGCGCAGAAGACTGCGCCTTTACATAAAGGTGATTTGTGTGCGAACGCACGTTTTGTTGGGTGACCCATCAACGCGCAACGCTCTTTCCTAATAGGAATCTCGAAGACCAAGGCTTTGAATCAGCGTCTGGTAACGGCTTTGATCCTTGCGCTTAAGGTACTTGAGCAGCTTGCGGCGTTTGTTCACCAGCGCCTGAAGACCTCGGCGTGAATGAAAATCTTTTTTGTTGACTTTGAAATGATCAGTCAGGTATTTGATACGACCTGTCATAATGGAAACCTGTACCTCAGGTGAACCGGTATCCGGCTCAGAACGACGGTATTGGCTGACGATTTCTGCTTTCTGTGCGCTGTCTAGCGACATTGTTCACTCCCGGATAAATCATAAACATTTTAAACGACGCATGATATCAGATGACCTTCCTGGATACAACCATGCGACTACATTTTGGCAACCTGCCAGCATTCCATTTGCATTACGTGTTCTCTGTCGGCAACAGGCGCCTTGCGTGCAGACGATTATCCTCAAGAATAACGCCAAGTCCGTTAAAGTTTCCTTCTGTGTCTTTAAGACGCACAAGGGTATTCACCGCAAGGACATGCTCAGGCGACAGTGACTGCCCCTGCTGCAGGCGCTTTAGCGATTCTGTATCAAGCTCTATCGCTGGAAAAGCGCCAACAGCGGCTTCTGCAGGGAGCAGAGCCTCGCGTCGCGCCTCAGGCGTCATGGCTTCAAATGCTTCGAGAGTCAGCATGGGACTGTCTGCAAATCCCCCCGTCCAGATACGGCGTAAAGCAGTAACATGGGCACCGACGCCCAGCGCATCGCCAATGTCTTCAACCAGGTTACGAATATAGGTGCCCTTGCTGCAGGTCACGGTCAGTGTAAATGTGTGCCCCTCAAAACGGTCCAGACGCAGCGCATGAATGGTAATGGGGCGTGCAGCACGCTCAACGGTTTTACCGGCGCGTGCCAGTTTGTAGAGCGGCTGCCCTTCATGTTTAAGGGCCGAAAACATGGAAGGTATTTGAAGAATATCGCCGCGAAACTGCTCTAAAA from the Legionella geestiana genome contains:
- the truB gene encoding tRNA pseudouridine(55) synthase TruB, producing the protein MKHPRRIREAIDGILLLDKPCGITSNHALQRARNLLNAQKAGHTGSLDPLATGMLPLCFGSATRFGHYLLEADKQYVVDGLLGIKTSTADALGEVIERAASVDVKLEALQAVLEQFRGDILQIPSMFSALKHEGQPLYKLARAGKTVERAARPITIHALRLDRFEGHTFTLTVTCSKGTYIRNLVEDIGDALGVGAHVTALRRIWTGGFADSPMLTLEAFEAMTPEARREALLPAEAAVGAFPAIELDTESLKRLQQGQSLSPEHVLAVNTLVRLKDTEGNFNGLGVILEDNRLHARRLLPTENT
- the pnp gene encoding polyribonucleotide nucleotidyltransferase; the protein is MTKITREIPFGEHTLVLETGEIARQADGAVFATMSGTQVLVTVVGRKEASPTADFFPLTVHYQEKTYAAGKIPGGFNKREGRPSEVETLTSRLMDRPLRPLFPKGFRNEIQVLATVMSLNPDVPADIVAMIGASAALAISGIPFAGPIGAARVGYQDGVYLLNPGGEALKNSALDLVVAGTNDAILMVESEARELSEEVMLGAVEFGHEMMKGVIRAINDLAREAGKPRWNWQAPELDEELEAVITAHASDSVNAAYQIRDKQQRYQRLAELREEMVATLSEKHEGLDAGRALDAFGRLEKRIVRERVLCGEPRIDGRDLRTVRPITIRTGLLERAHGSVLFTRGETQAIVATTLGNDRDAQILDGLTGETRDRFMLHYNFPPYSVGETGMVGSPKRREIGHGRLAKRSLIAVLPDTATFPYVLRTVSEITESNGSSSMATVCGTSLALMDAGVPIKAPVAGVAMGLILEGSRFAVLTDILGDEDHLGDMDFKVAGTSEGITALQMDIKVTGINHEIMSDALEQAKAGRLHILDVMNNALSSPRTELSLHAPRIVTMKVPEDKIRTIIGKGGATIKGLIDATGVSIDIDDTGLVQLFSPDGMALEEAQRQIRALIAEVEPGQTYRGKISKIVDFGAFVNLLPGKDGLLHISQICSDRNQKVESVLKEGEEIEVFVAGVDKQGRVKLEWKDKPAAAPVATPAEQEAAPLEKPVDLLLSSEEEE
- the rpsO gene encoding 30S ribosomal protein S15; amino-acid sequence: MSLDSAQKAEIVSQYRRSEPDTGSPEVQVSIMTGRIKYLTDHFKVNKKDFHSRRGLQALVNKRRKLLKYLKRKDQSRYQTLIQSLGLRDSY